DNA from Sphingomonas psychrotolerans:
TGAAGCGCGGAGTGATCGGCAGGCGTGTGCCCTCGGGCGCCAGCACGTCGCTGCCGTCGCCGATGCAAATCTGGGTTGCGCACAGATCCTCCCGGGTTTTGGCGTCGGTATAAGATCCCGCCACGGTGAGGTTCAGGCCGCCCAGCGAGGCATTGACGTCCATCTCCACCCCGCGGATCCGCGCATCGGGGCCATTCTGGATGATCGTGAAGCTGTTTTCGCCGAGGAAGGAGAATTGGAAGTCCTTCCAGCTCTGCTGATAGATCGCGCCGTTGAAGCGCAGCCGGCCGTCGGCGAGCGTGGTCTTCCACCCCAATTCGTAATTGGAGAGGGTGTCGGTGGAATAAGGTGCGACGTCGCCGCGGCGATTGATCCCGCCCGGCCGGAAACCGCTGGAGGCGACGGCGTAGAATAACAGCCCGTCGCTGGGTTTCCACGTCAGGTTGAAGCGATAGGTGACGCCTTGCCCCCCCGTCTTCTTGGGAAGCAGCCTGCCGCTGGCATAGGTTGCGAGGTTGGTGCACGGCCCGCCCGCGACCGTCGCGGGCAGCAGCGTATTGGTCGGGCTGCCGTCGAGATAAGCGTCGCGCAGCGTCCTGCCATCGGCGAGGAAACAGCCGGCGACGCCGGTGCGCGAACTGCCCGCGGCATTGAACGGCGACGCCGTATAGGGACGCCCGTCGGCGGGATCGACGCCCGGATTTCTGCCGAAGCCGAAGAAGCCGATCAGCGAATTGTCATAGATATAGGCGCGCGCGCCGGCCGTGAAGCTCAGTTTGGGCGAGAGGTCGAAGCTCGCCTCGCCGAACATCGCATAATCCTTGTCGACGCGGTGCTGCTGGGTCAGCCACAAAGTGCCCGGCGAACCGTTGACCGAGACCTCGGCGCCGAGGTTGGGGATCTGATAGTCCTGATGGATCAGGTTCGACTGGCGCTGATAGAACAGGCCGGCGACGATGCGGAACGGATCCTCCGACGGCGAGGCGACGCGCAGCTCCTGGCTGGTCTTCTTGAAATGATCCGAGGCGACCACGACCTGGCGCGGGTCGATCGTGTTGCCGGCATTGTCCTGGTAATAGAAATAGCCGGCGAGGCCGCCGACGGAGGCGTAGAGATTGTCATAGGCTTCGGAATAATCGGTGTAGTCGCTCGACGAGCGGGTTATCCGATCGAGATAGGCGCCGGCATAGGTCACATCCCAATTGCCGATCTTGCCCTCGATCGTCAGTGCGCCCTGGATGAAGCGTTCGCGGCGATATTCGGGATAGAAATGCTGCACCTCGAGGTCGCCGACCTGCGGATCGAAGCCATAGGTGCCGTGGCTGCGCATCTCCTGGTAGAGCACCGTCGGCGTGACCGTCCACGTCTCATCGAGATCGACCTTGAGCGCGGCGCGGCCGCCCCAGGTCTCGGTGTCGTTATAATCCTTCTCGACGAATTCGTCGTTGTCTACGGTGATCCCGCCTGGCGTCGGCAGGAAGCTGCGCGTGCCGGGGACATTGTCGATATAGCCGGCATCGCGCTGGTAGAAGCCGACGACGCGGAGCGCCGCGCGGTCGGAGAAGGGCGTGTTGATCATGCCCTCGATCTTGCCGCCTTGCCCGCCGTGCGCGACGGAGTTGAACTCGGCGTCTACCCGGCCTTCGAATGCCTCGGTTTCGGGCTTGTTGGTGATGATGCGGATCGTACCCGCCTGGCTCGACGCGCCGTACAAAGTGCCCTGCGGCCCGGCGAGGCTCTCGATCCGCGCGACGTCGTAGATATGGACGTCGAGGGTGCCGCCGATGGTCGTCACCGGCTGCTCGTCGAGATAGCTGCCGACCGAGGGGAGCGAGCCCGAATGGTTGCCGTCGCCGCCCGATGCGACGCCGCGCATATAGACGGTGGTGACGCCCGGCTGCGAGGTCTGGAACGCCACCGACGGTAGCAATTGGGTATATTCGGTGAAGTTCGAGATATTGAGCTGATCGAGCCTGCGCGTACCGATCGCCTGGATGCTGATCGGCACCGACTGGATATTCTCGTCTCGCTTTTGCGCGGTGACGACGATCTCGTCCCGATCGGAGGGCAGATCGCTGCTACTCTCGGCATCCTGAGCTTGTGCCGCGGCGGGCAGGATCAGGGCGGTCGAAGCGAGCAACCCGGAAATCACGGCACGGCGCATTGAAACGATCATCGCGGTCCCCAGCGTAACGTCAATGTAACCCGAGACTGTGGTGCGGCGCAGCAGACGTCAATCGTTGCGCTTGCAACCAAATGCGTTCTTCGGGTGACCGTGATGTTTCTGCAACGTTACAAGTTTGGCGGAGCGTCCGGATAGCAATCGACCACTTCGCCGAGCGCGGCAACCAGTGGGTCGAGATGTTGCGCGAAGGGGCGCCAAGCGCGATCGCCACCGGTGAAGATCGGCTGACGCACTTGCTCCGAGCTGGCGGTGCGTACCGCGCGCTCGGTCTCGTGAA
Protein-coding regions in this window:
- a CDS encoding TonB-dependent receptor, which gives rise to MRRAVISGLLASTALILPAAAQAQDAESSSDLPSDRDEIVVTAQKRDENIQSVPISIQAIGTRRLDQLNISNFTEYTQLLPSVAFQTSQPGVTTVYMRGVASGGDGNHSGSLPSVGSYLDEQPVTTIGGTLDVHIYDVARIESLAGPQGTLYGASSQAGTIRIITNKPETEAFEGRVDAEFNSVAHGGQGGKIEGMINTPFSDRAALRVVGFYQRDAGYIDNVPGTRSFLPTPGGITVDNDEFVEKDYNDTETWGGRAALKVDLDETWTVTPTVLYQEMRSHGTYGFDPQVGDLEVQHFYPEYRRERFIQGALTIEGKIGNWDVTYAGAYLDRITRSSSDYTDYSEAYDNLYASVGGLAGYFYYQDNAGNTIDPRQVVVASDHFKKTSQELRVASPSEDPFRIVAGLFYQRQSNLIHQDYQIPNLGAEVSVNGSPGTLWLTQQHRVDKDYAMFGEASFDLSPKLSFTAGARAYIYDNSLIGFFGFGRNPGVDPADGRPYTASPFNAAGSSRTGVAGCFLADGRTLRDAYLDGSPTNTLLPATVAGGPCTNLATYASGRLLPKKTGGQGVTYRFNLTWKPSDGLLFYAVASSGFRPGGINRRGDVAPYSTDTLSNYELGWKTTLADGRLRFNGAIYQQSWKDFQFSFLGENSFTIIQNGPDARIRGVEMDVNASLGGLNLTVAGSYTDAKTREDLCATQICIGDGSDVLAPEGTRLPITPRFKISSTARYSVPIGSGRGYVQGLIAHQSSASSDIRVAKAAALGRLESYTTGNLAIGFELSRMSFELFAQNIWDERGQISRFQQCGACDQRQYVVPITPRVIGIRAGTKF